A genomic stretch from Candidatus Edwardsbacteria bacterium includes:
- the argF gene encoding ornithine carbamoyltransferase — protein MKKDLLSVADLNKKEMDDLFALAIKIKKPTKAGRSPKLLADKTMAMIFEKPSLRTRVTFETGMTQLGGHGIFLEMSLGKRESTPDIARNINRWVDLIMARTFAHKSIVEIAENTDIPVINALSDLEHPCQVLADFLTILEHKKKFKGLKLAYIGDGNNVCNSLLLAAATLGVNMTVGCPQGYEPERGIWEKAQELAAKTKTTLQIVRDPREAARNADVIYTDVWASMGQESDKDLKARVFAPYQVNKHIIDAAKKDSIFLHCLPAHRDDEVTSEVLDGPHSQVLDQAENRLHIQKAIMVTLVKNNARRPKAKKKK, from the coding sequence ATGAAGAAGGACCTTCTCTCGGTAGCGGACTTGAATAAAAAAGAGATGGACGATCTTTTTGCGCTGGCGATAAAAATCAAGAAACCAACCAAGGCCGGCAGATCACCCAAGCTGTTGGCCGACAAGACCATGGCCATGATCTTCGAAAAACCCTCCCTGCGTACCCGGGTCACTTTCGAGACCGGCATGACCCAGCTGGGCGGGCATGGAATATTTTTGGAAATGTCCCTGGGCAAGCGGGAATCAACCCCGGACATCGCCCGCAATATCAACCGCTGGGTGGACCTGATAATGGCCCGCACCTTCGCCCACAAGAGTATCGTGGAGATAGCCGAGAACACCGATATCCCGGTGATCAACGCCCTGTCGGATCTGGAGCATCCCTGCCAGGTATTGGCCGATTTTTTGACCATATTGGAGCACAAGAAGAAATTCAAGGGCCTGAAGCTGGCCTATATCGGCGACGGCAACAACGTCTGTAATTCGCTGCTGTTGGCCGCCGCCACCCTGGGCGTCAACATGACGGTGGGCTGCCCGCAGGGCTACGAGCCGGAACGTGGCATCTGGGAGAAGGCCCAGGAGCTGGCCGCCAAGACCAAGACCACCCTGCAGATCGTGCGTGATCCGCGGGAGGCGGCCCGCAACGCCGACGTCATCTACACCGATGTCTGGGCTTCGATGGGCCAGGAGTCGGACAAGGATCTGAAGGCCAGGGTGTTCGCCCCCTATCAGGTCAACAAGCATATCATTGACGCCGCCAAGAAGGATTCCATCTTCCTGCACTGCCTGCCGGCCCATCGCGATGATGAGGTCACCAGCGAGGTGCTGGACGGCCCGCACTCCCAGGTGCTGGATCAGGCCGAGAACCGGCTGCATATCCAGAAGGCGATAATGGTCACCCTGGTTAAAAACAATGCCCGGAGGCCTAAGGCCAAAAAGAAGAAATAA
- the dapF gene encoding diaminopimelate epimerase, with protein sequence MNFYKMSGSGNDFVLLDNRDGQLPSDLSPLVQRLCHRRNGIGADGVLIIEKSAQADFRMRYLNADGGEVAFCGNGGRCIAWFAHSIGAAGKSMTFQAGDGLHKAEVNGQLVKLQMREPRDFDLRFLLDLDDRGYSASFADTGVPHVVIPVAELNDFPVVEVGRKIRHHDKFQPAGANANFVEIADRHHLKIRTYERGVEDETLACGTGATAAAVVAARLGMAESPVECLTRGGEILTIHFKLDGEAVSDVFLEGSVQLVFQGEWSE encoded by the coding sequence ATGAACTTCTACAAAATGTCCGGCAGCGGCAACGATTTCGTCCTGCTGGATAACCGGGACGGGCAATTGCCCTCCGATCTCTCTCCGCTGGTCCAAAGATTATGCCATCGCCGCAACGGCATTGGGGCTGACGGGGTACTGATCATCGAAAAGTCGGCCCAGGCCGATTTCCGGATGCGCTATCTCAATGCCGACGGCGGGGAGGTGGCTTTCTGCGGCAACGGCGGCCGGTGCATCGCCTGGTTCGCCCATTCCATCGGGGCGGCGGGCAAGTCCATGACCTTTCAGGCCGGGGACGGCCTGCATAAGGCCGAGGTCAACGGCCAGCTGGTCAAACTGCAGATGCGGGAGCCGCGTGACTTTGACCTGCGGTTTCTGTTGGATCTGGACGACAGGGGATATTCGGCCTCATTTGCCGATACCGGGGTGCCTCATGTGGTGATCCCGGTGGCCGAACTGAACGATTTCCCGGTGGTGGAGGTGGGCCGCAAGATCAGGCATCATGATAAATTCCAACCGGCCGGGGCCAACGCCAATTTCGTCGAGATCGCCGACCGCCATCATTTGAAGATCCGGACTTACGAGCGGGGGGTGGAGGACGAGACCCTGGCCTGCGGCACCGGCGCCACCGCGGCGGCGGTGGTGGCGGCCCGGCTGGGAATGGCCGAATCCCCGGTTGAATGCCTGACCCGGGGCGGGGAGATACTCACCATTCACTTCAAGCTGGACGGGGAAGCGGTCAGCGACGTCTTCCTGGAGGGCTCTGTGCAGTTGGTCTTCCAGGGGGAATGGTCTGAATGA
- the guaB gene encoding IMP dehydrogenase: MTKWLKGEGLTFDDVLLVPQRSEVLPTEVEIGTRFSRHIKLNIPLVSAAMDTVTEHRLAVALAREGGMGVIHKNLTIEEQASEVDRVKRSESGMVSNPISLSPEHLLIDALALMRKFSISGIPITDPNGHLVGIITNRDMVFEKDHTKKVGAVMTKENLITAPVGTTLDEASQILHRHRIEKLPIVDKKGMLKGLFTVKDVMKKEKHPNACKDSQGRLRVAAAIGVSGDYLERAEALVAAGVDALVIDTAHGHSIGVIGAVKKVKAKFPKVDVVAGNVATAEATRDLIRAGVDAVKIGIGPGSICTTRVIAGVGVPQLTAVMEAKSVALKHKIPIIADGGIKYSGDIVKALAAGADCIMIGNIFAGTEESPGETILLQGRSYKVYRGMGSLGAMRKGSADRYFQEKNTEEKKFVPEGIEGRIPYKGPLADTVYQLIGGLKSGMGYCGAANLKALQQKATFVRITNAGLKESHVHDVVITKEAPNYEVERG, translated from the coding sequence ATGACCAAATGGCTTAAGGGCGAGGGGCTGACCTTTGACGATGTCCTGCTGGTTCCCCAGAGATCCGAGGTGCTGCCCACGGAGGTGGAGATCGGCACCAGGTTCTCCCGGCACATAAAGCTGAACATCCCGCTGGTGTCGGCGGCCATGGACACCGTTACCGAGCACCGCCTGGCGGTGGCCCTGGCCCGGGAGGGCGGCATGGGGGTGATCCACAAAAATCTTACCATTGAGGAGCAAGCCTCCGAGGTGGACCGGGTCAAACGTTCCGAGAGCGGGATGGTGTCCAACCCCATCTCCCTTTCCCCGGAGCATCTGCTGATCGACGCCCTGGCCCTGATGAGAAAATTCTCCATCTCGGGCATACCCATCACCGACCCCAACGGCCATCTGGTGGGCATCATCACCAACCGCGATATGGTCTTCGAGAAGGACCATACCAAAAAGGTCGGCGCGGTGATGACCAAAGAGAACCTGATCACCGCCCCGGTGGGGACCACTTTGGACGAGGCCAGCCAGATCCTCCATAGGCACCGGATAGAAAAACTGCCCATCGTCGATAAAAAGGGGATGTTGAAGGGTCTGTTCACCGTCAAGGACGTGATGAAAAAGGAGAAGCACCCCAACGCCTGCAAGGACAGCCAGGGCCGCCTGAGGGTGGCCGCCGCCATAGGAGTGTCCGGTGATTACTTGGAGAGGGCCGAGGCCCTGGTGGCCGCCGGGGTCGATGCTTTGGTGATAGACACCGCCCACGGGCATTCCATCGGGGTGATCGGCGCGGTCAAAAAGGTCAAGGCCAAGTTTCCCAAGGTGGACGTGGTGGCCGGCAACGTGGCCACCGCCGAGGCCACCCGTGATCTGATCCGGGCCGGGGTGGACGCCGTCAAGATAGGGATCGGGCCGGGCTCCATCTGCACCACCCGGGTGATAGCCGGGGTGGGCGTTCCCCAGCTGACCGCGGTGATGGAGGCCAAATCGGTGGCCCTGAAGCACAAGATACCGATCATCGCCGACGGAGGAATAAAATACTCCGGCGACATCGTCAAGGCGCTGGCGGCCGGGGCCGACTGCATCATGATCGGGAACATCTTCGCCGGCACCGAGGAGAGCCCGGGCGAGACCATCCTGCTGCAGGGCCGCAGCTACAAGGTCTACCGCGGGATGGGATCTTTGGGCGCCATGCGCAAGGGCAGCGCCGACCGGTATTTTCAGGAGAAGAACACCGAGGAGAAGAAGTTCGTGCCCGAGGGCATAGAGGGCCGGATACCCTACAAGGGGCCGCTGGCCGATACTGTTTACCAGTTGATCGGCGGTTTGAAGAGCGGGATGGGGTACTGCGGCGCGGCCAATTTGAAGGCTCTCCAGCAGAAGGCCACCTTTGTGAGGATAACCAACGCCGGCCTGAAGGAAAGCCATGTGCATGACGTGGTCATCACTAAAGAGGCTCCGAATTACGAGGTGGAGCGGGGGTAG